The Sorangiineae bacterium MSr11367 genome window below encodes:
- a CDS encoding LysR substrate-binding domain-containing protein, translating to MVSADLLHGLQAFVVTADAGNFTVAAERLSLTRSAIGKAVGRLERRLGTRLFHRTTRSLALTDEGRAFYASAVRALAELEKGEAALAARKGVPSGRVRIDLPVSFGQRWVMPVLLELAERHRTLRFDVSFTNRKTDFARDGIDLKVRVGALGDNVNPITRYLGRQDTVVCATPHYLDRQGRPQTVADLTEHDALVDRRTGTEWSFTAPDGTEQSATMRVRWRLDRAEAITEAVLSSQGLARLPTWLVAEHLTSGTLETVLPGHTGRSLPIHAMWLGPTSLKVRTVVDALVQRFLPKPPWTL from the coding sequence ATGGTCTCCGCGGACCTTCTCCATGGCCTCCAGGCCTTCGTGGTCACCGCCGATGCCGGCAACTTCACGGTCGCGGCCGAGCGGCTCTCGCTCACGCGCTCGGCGATCGGCAAGGCCGTCGGGCGGCTCGAGCGGCGCTTGGGAACGCGGCTCTTTCATCGCACCACGCGCAGCCTCGCCCTGACCGACGAAGGCCGCGCCTTCTACGCGAGCGCCGTGCGCGCCCTCGCGGAACTGGAGAAAGGCGAAGCGGCACTGGCCGCGCGCAAGGGGGTGCCTTCCGGGCGCGTGCGGATCGATCTTCCCGTGTCCTTCGGCCAGCGGTGGGTCATGCCGGTGCTCCTCGAGCTCGCGGAGCGCCATCGCACCTTGCGCTTCGACGTGTCGTTCACCAATCGCAAGACCGACTTCGCCCGCGACGGCATCGACCTCAAGGTGCGCGTGGGCGCCCTCGGCGACAACGTGAACCCCATCACGCGCTACCTCGGCCGGCAGGACACCGTGGTGTGCGCAACGCCGCACTACCTCGACCGCCAAGGTCGCCCGCAAACCGTCGCCGATCTGACGGAACACGACGCCCTCGTCGATCGCCGCACCGGCACGGAGTGGTCCTTCACCGCCCCCGACGGCACCGAGCAATCGGCCACGATGCGCGTCCGATGGCGCCTCGACCGAGCCGAAGCCATCACCGAGGCCGTCTTGTCGAGCCAGGGCCTTGCACGTCTCCCCACCTGGCTCGTCGCCGAGCACCTTACCTCGGGCACCCTCGAAACCGTCCTCCCCGGCCACACCGGCCGCAGCCTTCCCATCCACGCCATGTGGCTCGGCCCCACCTCCCTGAAGGTCCGCACCGTGGTGGATGCCCTCGTGCAACGCTTCCTACCGAAGCCCCCCTGGACCCTCTAA
- a CDS encoding sigma 54-interacting transcriptional regulator — protein sequence MIRLEVKSGTSSGKLLDSSADVLRIGRAEDNDLVLSDGLVSGQHAKIVYAADHYVLADQRSTNGTAILRPGPEGPERVPLDAGNNFQVALASGDVIELGSGDHAVSLGVTVKEDPDDARVVAVRRIEEMTAGGQFERHGDRLKTLYEAQTRIGAAGELTEVLIAICDAVFELVPRTTHTTIILRDDDEDGARTGSAGYVPVITRLRGQEGAGSGPIPITRSVFRKVVSERAAVLAADATSEVGQTESLIGARIRSTLGVPLWKGEEILGVLQMDNRESAGVFTSGDLEIVGLMAHNASLAVANARLVKRLRAAEERLKKENAFLKGREETRRTGGRGGQQEIIGHAGPMRHLLQQLDKVVDTRVTVLIEGETGTGKELIAAAVHYRSRRRDKLFVGQNCAAMPENLLESELFGHKKGAFTGAHEEKKGLFEIADGGTLFLDEVTEMPLSLQSKLLRVLQEGEIRPIGATQERRINVRIVAATNRNLEKEVSEGRFREDLYYRLKVFPLRVPPLRERREDIPLLATHFLQRFTTEMGKPAAGFSQQAMELFQSYDWPGNVRELQNEVQRLVIQIDPGGFVTPELLSPRLRQIEGVIERVRPTKGTLKEMMDQLERWLLIESLREHQNNKTAAAKALGITREGLHKKLRSFGL from the coding sequence ATGATTAGGCTCGAGGTCAAAAGCGGAACGTCCAGCGGGAAACTTCTCGACTCATCCGCGGATGTGCTGCGCATCGGTCGGGCCGAGGACAACGATCTGGTCCTGTCCGACGGGCTCGTCTCGGGCCAGCACGCCAAAATCGTCTACGCCGCCGACCACTACGTTCTCGCGGATCAGCGCTCCACCAACGGCACGGCCATCCTGCGGCCGGGGCCGGAGGGACCGGAGCGCGTGCCGCTCGACGCGGGGAACAACTTCCAGGTCGCACTGGCCAGCGGCGACGTCATCGAATTGGGCAGCGGCGACCACGCCGTCTCGCTGGGCGTCACCGTAAAGGAAGACCCGGACGACGCGCGGGTCGTGGCCGTACGGCGCATCGAGGAGATGACCGCCGGCGGCCAATTCGAGCGCCACGGCGACCGGCTCAAGACGCTGTACGAAGCGCAAACGCGCATCGGCGCCGCCGGCGAGCTCACGGAAGTGCTCATCGCCATCTGCGACGCCGTGTTCGAACTCGTCCCGCGTACGACGCACACGACGATCATCCTGCGCGACGACGACGAAGATGGCGCGCGCACCGGCAGCGCGGGGTACGTGCCGGTGATCACGCGGCTGCGCGGTCAAGAGGGCGCAGGCAGCGGGCCGATCCCCATCACGCGCAGCGTCTTCCGCAAGGTGGTGAGCGAGCGCGCGGCGGTGCTGGCGGCCGACGCCACGAGCGAGGTCGGGCAGACCGAGTCGCTCATCGGAGCGCGCATCCGGTCGACCTTGGGCGTACCCTTGTGGAAGGGCGAAGAGATCCTGGGCGTGCTGCAGATGGACAACCGCGAGAGCGCGGGCGTGTTCACCAGCGGCGACTTGGAAATCGTGGGCCTCATGGCGCACAACGCCTCCCTGGCCGTGGCGAACGCGCGGCTGGTGAAGCGCCTGCGCGCCGCCGAGGAGCGGCTGAAGAAGGAAAACGCCTTCCTCAAAGGGCGCGAGGAAACGCGGCGCACCGGCGGGCGTGGCGGGCAGCAAGAGATCATCGGCCATGCGGGGCCGATGCGGCACCTGCTCCAGCAGCTCGACAAGGTGGTCGACACGCGCGTGACGGTGCTCATCGAGGGCGAGACCGGCACCGGCAAGGAGCTGATCGCCGCGGCGGTGCATTATCGTTCGCGACGTCGCGACAAGCTGTTCGTCGGGCAAAACTGTGCGGCCATGCCCGAGAATTTGCTCGAAAGTGAGCTCTTCGGGCACAAAAAGGGCGCCTTCACGGGTGCGCACGAAGAGAAGAAGGGCCTCTTCGAGATCGCCGACGGCGGCACCTTGTTCCTCGACGAAGTGACGGAGATGCCTCTGTCCTTGCAGTCCAAGCTGCTGCGCGTGCTGCAGGAGGGCGAGATCCGCCCCATCGGCGCGACGCAGGAGCGGCGCATCAACGTGCGCATCGTGGCCGCGACGAACCGGAACCTCGAGAAAGAGGTCTCCGAGGGGCGCTTCCGCGAGGACCTGTACTACCGCTTGAAGGTGTTCCCCCTCCGCGTGCCGCCGCTTCGCGAACGGCGCGAGGACATTCCGCTGCTGGCCACGCACTTCCTGCAGCGCTTCACCACGGAAATGGGCAAGCCCGCCGCGGGCTTCTCGCAGCAGGCGATGGAGCTTTTCCAGAGCTACGACTGGCCCGGCAACGTGCGCGAGCTGCAAAACGAAGTGCAGCGCCTGGTCATTCAGATCGACCCGGGCGGCTTCGTCACGCCGGAGCTGCTCTCACCGCGCCTTCGCCAGATCGAGGGCGTGATCGAGCGCGTGCGCCCGACCAAGGGCACGCTCAAAGAGATGATGGACCAGCTCGAGCGGTGGCTCTTGATCGAGTCGTTGCGCGAGCACCAGAACAACAAGACGGCCGCGGCGAAGGCGTTGGGCATCACGCGCGAAGGGCTGCACAAGAAGCTGCGTTCGTTCGGCTTGTAG
- the folK gene encoding 2-amino-4-hydroxy-6-hydroxymethyldihydropteridine diphosphokinase, with translation MSVRVVVGLGSNLGDRLATLRETAGRICAEVAPIVAASWIYETAPVGPPQPHYLNAALLLHWAPDDLPALLAKLQAIEASLGRVRRERWGARTIDLDILWAEDVVLDLPRLTVPHPRVHERAFAILPLLDVAPDAPYARPATVPGEIERFAPGHEWVAL, from the coding sequence ATGAGCGTACGCGTCGTCGTTGGACTTGGGTCGAATCTAGGCGATCGGCTGGCCACCCTGCGTGAAACGGCGGGGCGCATCTGCGCGGAGGTTGCGCCCATCGTGGCCGCCTCGTGGATCTACGAGACGGCGCCCGTGGGGCCGCCGCAGCCGCACTACTTGAATGCCGCGCTCTTGCTTCATTGGGCGCCAGACGATTTGCCTGCGTTGCTGGCGAAGCTGCAGGCCATCGAAGCGTCGCTGGGGCGCGTGCGGCGCGAGCGGTGGGGCGCGCGGACGATCGACTTGGACATCCTTTGGGCCGAGGATGTCGTCTTGGACCTTCCGCGGCTCACGGTGCCGCACCCTCGTGTGCACGAGCGCGCGTTCGCCATTCTGCCGCTGCTCGATGTCGCGCCCGACGCGCCCTATGCGCGGCCTGCGACGGTACCGGGCGAGATTGAGCGGTTCGCACCGGGGCATGAGTGGGTCGCGTTGTAG